ACTATTATTCCAATGGTGACCTACTTCTGGTACGTCCGCTAGGGCAACGCTAACGTCCATACCTAAACGTTGAAACGCCCGACGGATCAGGGCGTTTCATCATTTTTACTGCGGGAGGCTTAATCCTGAATGTATTCAGTTCCGTGAATGAGCGCCTGCTCTGCGCGCACAAATTCTCGTCCCAGGTATAGCGCATGATCCAGACGACTTAACGGACAGGGATCGGCCTCCTCCGTAATTCTGATCCCCAGTTCCTTTGCTGTCCGTCCTTTGAAGGTGGCCGTGGGCGATCGCTTCAAGCTCCCCTTGGCACAAAGGGGTCCACCCGTTTCAGGATCAACCGCGAGTCCCTTTTCATTAATGGTGTTGGTGTAATGTTCAGCGCAGATTAACCCCGCTTCGTGGTCTACATAGATGATGAAGTAGCCATCGGGATCAAGGGCGATGAATCGTTTGGAGAGCTGATCATCCAGGGCTGCAAGCCGTGCAGCAGCGACGGGCGTTTGAGTCATGTCGGGGTAGAGGTTGGAAACAGCCACAGATTGTATTCTTGATTACGCTAAAAAGACTATTTTAATCTTTCTAGTGGATATCTGGCAGTTTTAGAAGCGGGTGCCTAGAACGATTCCCACCAGCAAAATAAAGCCAATCCAAACATTTTGCTGGAATACGCGCCCGTAAATCGCGGGATGGGGATTACGAGGTCGCAGTTCGGAATAGTGCCAGGCCCAACCCAAGCCAGCGATCGCCCAAGAAATCCAGTACAGCACGTTTAAGGATTGAGCCACACCCGTCAGCGCCAAGAGTGCTACAGCGCCAGCAAAAAAGATTCCTACGGCCTCAGCCGCGCGATCGCCAAAAAA
Above is a window of Synechococcales cyanobacterium T60_A2020_003 DNA encoding:
- a CDS encoding DUF4346 domain-containing protein, which encodes MTQTPVAAARLAALDDQLSKRFIALDPDGYFIIYVDHEAGLICAEHYTNTINEKGLAVDPETGGPLCAKGSLKRSPTATFKGRTAKELGIRITEEADPCPLSRLDHALYLGREFVRAEQALIHGTEYIQD